The segment GTAGACGTCacagttttttctactgaggGAGCTCCACAAGCTGACAACTCTATTTCGAAAGGATTTGTTCCTTAGTATGGTATTTGCTTGTTTCCAGAAAAGCTTATGAGGGTGACCTTAAGCTATCTTTGACCTGTCCAGTTGTAAAAGGTTGGGAATGGTATCCTCAGCATTAAGAAGCTTGCATGCTATTATCACATCACATTGTTTGTGTCTATACATTAGAGATGGTATTCTGAGCTTACAGATATAGGATGGATATGGGACATCATAGGGGTTTTTAACATATATTGTTGCCCTCCTCTGGACTGATTCCCATGATTGCATTACAGTGATTCCTATGCAATTGATTGATTCTTGATTTTGTCACTGTCAATTCAATTTGTGGATAAACTAGTTTTAACAAGACTGACTCTAACACAGGGCCTAATAAACTATATCTAAAATAAGTGTAAAAGCTATTATCTTTGAGGGTctgtatttaaacaaattttacatttggagttaaaactaaaattctgattctagaggtaagtttgtttcttagctatctgaaTTGTTTGTTAATAGCTATAGATATTTACTAGTAAACATTGCCAAGCTGCTAcattaaccctcttctgatttatAAGTCTTAAAACTTTGCCTACTGGACAAAtctataacttttaaaatttcaaccaaaaaaaaactttaacttaACCTTCAGattacagtttctttttctctggtttgagttttgaaaatgcaactcctgttatttgagtagatttttaagtaatatcaattggttttcaaaaatttagaaaatgtatctGCAGATCTTTAAAAACTCATAAATTAGGATTAAGCAGCATTGTGAACTATTTtacaagatttcacttttataacaaagacttttaaaggtcatcaaagttcAGTGCTCTCTAGATAGAGGAGGAGCAGAGGTAGGTACCTCAAAATACCTTCAcatgacatactttagcatagagatccattcctgaaaatttcattttcctagcctaactcCTTTCGAAGAAAGCCAAAAGTAGGTTGTCTAGGATTTTACCCCTTCTAGAGAGTCACTATTCATAACCTTTACCTTGCTATTCACCTAACTGAACTATTTTCCAAGATAGACTAGCAAAAAGCCCCTCAACTTGAATATTTGCATAAATTGCACTAATACAACTCAAGATCAAAGAATTAAGtttccaaaacttaaaaaataaaaaagagactaGCTTAGAAACCCATTATTAAGGtgaaatatttcttcttttgtttcagCAAGCGTGGGCTTTTCAGTTGAGACTATTCAGCCCTTTTGCTTTTAATTCACTCTGTGAGCTGAACAGAGCTACTGAATTGGTTGCTTCTTATTTATCTAGAATCTGCTTAGATTTCTTTCAGTAGATGTTTTGGTTCTAAGAGTTGAAATATAAGAGGATAAACATTCAGTTATGTGCTCTGTGTGCATGTATAGTCAGCTAGACTCTCAGCTGATAGTgagattttgtggtgtttgaagcacttTTACAGTTTACATTGTAGGATACTACTGTGCAGAcatcagcatattacattcaaatatgCAATGGTCAATTGCTTCATTTTCTAAATTACAATGCCTGCAAAGAAGGGAAGAGGGAACACAGCCACCTGAATTAGGGAACTGATATGAAAACGCCTGAAAATTTAGTCCCTTTGAGTCAGACCAAACTCTACAATAAATCTTAGAAAGGTGCTTATTGAGGAAGGGTGAtaaaattggattattcttgTTTAACAATACCTCTGATAATCTACAGTGGTATATgtctctaatggggattggtctcccacttggctggcCCATATTTAGAGCATTTCTTACAATTTCATCTGCCTGAGGGTTAACAGTTATATCTGAGCAGATTGGAACATACTGTTTGTATTTTGAAGCAAGAGTATCAATAACAATAAGACAATGAAATTGTATACATCTATCTTACATTGAGAAGCTGAAGACAACAGCCCTAGGCTTGACAAAAAGTCAGAATATCCATAATATCTtgtaaattagcaatcaaagGTTGATTATTTATGGTGCTCTAATGCCATGTTTATGGCATTAAACTCTGCAGACATAATAGACACATTATAATACATTCTATCATCCATTGCAATATGAAGGGGTGGGACCcatcaacaaaaatttggaaattgtttttatatgtaattttattgaattcagaaaaaattttctAGATGTAAGCAAGTTCTTTTGTCCACTTTGAGAAGCTAGTGTTTATTATGGGGATTGACCAACTCCATGGGGGAATTTGGGGGGATGTAGGTGCAATAGACTTTGATGGCCCTGGGAATTTGTTCTGGGTGTTGGCATATTCATTTGTAATGTCTCTCTACATGGATAGATTTCTTAACCATTTATTCAGTGTATGTGAGCTATTGGCTTCAATTTGTGTCCAAtaatttatcaaaagaaatcTTTGTCTTTCCTTTATTGTTGATTATCTACTCTtagtaagcagaaacttaggACTTCTTGGTTTCCTGAGACCAAATATGAAATagattatatcattttgtgttgtttcaatttttgtatCAGGGTCTTTGCACAAGCACCATAAACAATGACCCCATAATCAATATGGGGTCTTATATGTGATTTATAAAACTGGACTAAAGTTTTCTCATTACAACCCTAGGGTTTGAATAGTAGTCTTTTCattgttcttgtttttctatagcctatttttattgtgtttgtgatGTGAAGCTGTAAATTAagtttttggtcaagtatgaGACATAGATAATTTATTTGATTATCCTCtggaaaaattattccattttgaattagttttgcattgatattatttttcttatagtaGAATTGGATGATTTTTGACTTGTTAAGTGTaatggaaaaatcaaatttttcaaagtgaGAAAGTGActtttgcaactttgaatgtgTAATCTGAAAGGTATTGTCAGTTGCCCATGATACAAGATCATCAGCATATCGTAAATTGGTGTGTGGGAGGCTCATGTcccagaaaaatagaaaaaggggTAATACTGTAGTTAATCCAAAACTAAATCTGGAAATCTAATAAATTGTCAGAATTTAGCCTAGCCTAATCAAGTTAGAATGTCGTTAGGCTACTAATCTTTAGTCCAGAGAGGGATCTAGAGACGACCATTATCTAAAATACTATAAAACAACTGATTCGGATAAATTTAACCTAGGTTTTTGCAATTCATTTCAGTTTAGCTCCTTATTTAGACacccagttccagttccaaaatttggttccaattccgggtcttatttttttaaattgttatgTTTCTCCTGCCAGACTGTCAGTTTGAAGTAGCGGTCACTTAGAACAAAAGAATACACGAAATTTGAAACTTAGAAAGCCGTTTAAGAAAAGAACCGCTTGACCTTATACTTGCTAGAATATCCTCATTTGAGAGATGTAGAGGAACACCTTTCACAATGCCTCGAGTCTGGCTTTCCCGTTTATTCACTTTAACTTTAGTTTCTGCTATTTGACTTATTGTACACAGTTTACCAGCTATCTCCTCTTTTTCTGTATGAATTAAAAGTCTTCCTCTTGTCTTATTAACTTCAAATTCATACTTTTCCTTTCCAAAActagagctcaaaaacttggcAATTGTGAAATCATCTGGGAGCTTTTGGTTATCCTCAGTTACTTGAGCTTCCACAGAAATGGATAAAAGATCACTATATTGCATGTCAACACTTTTCTTGTTCAACATGGTAGGATTCTGATTTATGCTACTTTATACTTCATTAAGCTTCCGCTTCAAATTTCTATTTTGAGGTTGATTCAGGTACTCAGACACTGGTGAAACATCTCTTCTTTTCATTCCAGTTTTTGTAGGATTGTCAGTGTTTGCCTCACTGATAACACCTTCAGCTTCTAGTGGGTTCACTGTTCTCATTTCTTCTTCACTATTTTCACTTGATGGTAAAGGAGGAAAGTCCTCATTCCATTCTTGAAGGGATTGAAATCTGTTTGAAGTAGGCACTGAATAGTTTTTCACATTTGGGAAATGGCTGATATTTGTTATTCCTCCTGACACTGGACTAAAATGACCTTGTCCCTGGCAGCTAGAAACACTTGCATGTGGGTTCACTTGCATATCCTGGAAAATCACAGGTTGTCCTTGATTGGTAATGGGAGATCTCACAAATATAAATTGTCCATGTTGTTGATAACCAACCACATTGTGGTGCATGGTCACAGGTAAAACTATCCCTGGATCTGGAGGGAGATTCATCTTCTCTTTACTATTTTCTATACTTAAAAGTCAAACTTCCACTCTTAAATCACCCTGTTTCTCTATCTACTGCTGATATTTCAAACACGCTCTATATTTTTAAACCAGAATATACAGTGTGGATTTAGACGTAATAGAAATACAGAGGATGTGATGCTGATGTTCATGAATGATGCTGTTTATgctttagaaaacaaaaaagttttactgATGGCATTTTTGGATGTAGTATCAGCTTTTGATAGTATGGTCCACCGTCATATATTAGAAGGAATAATGGCTGCTGCAGTTAAAGGTCAGCTCCTAGAATTTTCGGATTCTTTTTTAGAAGGAAGAGAAGTTAAAATCAAAGTTGGAAGTTGCTATTCCCAAAGTAAAGTATTAAGAAGAAGaggagtgccacaaggctcagtGCTAGGACCTGATTACTACAATCTAAGTGAATATGATCTCCCTGTAGATGAAGGAGAAAATGGAGCAGGTatatttgcagatgacaatGGTATATGCGTTATTGCAGATAATGTGAATGAAGCAACAACACAGTTACAGATAATCCTTGATCAAGTCCAGAGGTGGTCCCAAGAAAACTGTGTCCAATTTTCtcctgaaaaatctaaaatcatgATGATTACAAGGAAGAGAAATACAACATTGCCCAGACTGTACCTTAATAATGAGTTGTTGGAGATTGTGGGTGAATTTAAATGGCTTGGTTGCATCTTCGACAAGAACCTATCATTCAGACCGCACATACAACAACTCAAGATCTCATGCTTGAAGAGACTCAATATTATGCGAATGATATCAGCAACAAGATGGGGTCCCAACCAGACtttcttttggaattttatatcaaaatacataagATCGAAACTAGAGTATGCTTCTTTGGTGTATGAGGCTGCCAGCCCGTCTGCATTGAGGCTATTGGACACAGTACAATATAGTGCCATAAGAGTTTCATTTGGAGCACGTAAAACAACACCTAAGCCATTCTTAGAATCAGAAAGTGGATTGGAAAGTTTGGAAGTGAGAAGAAATGTGCGTTCattgaaatacttgaaaaagcTTTGGACATCAGATCACAACCACCCATTTAAATCTACgatacttaaaagaaaaagactatagATTTCCTCAAAGAAACAGCATGGAATTATTAAAGCTTTGCATTTGGCAGAAAATTTGGGATTACAGTAAATTTAAACCTAGCACTGGAAGTACCCAATCTAAATATCACGCCAATATGGGCCATTCAAAAAGTTCCTTGCTtttgtgattttgaaaaatgggatgGATTGGATTATAATCAATCATTCACAATGGAGAAAAGAATGACCTACCCAGAAGCCATGGACGTCTTTACTGATGCTTCAAAAAGTGACAAGGTCGGAGCTGCGATTTGGATACCAATGTGGAATGTGAAAGAACTTTACCGTCTccatgaaaaatgtcaattttcgACGCTGAAGTGTTTGCTATACGACAAGCAGTATCGTATCTATATAAGAAATTACAAAGCGGGGATCAAGTTAGAATATGTACAGACTCTAAAAGTGCTGTTTCATGTTTAAATGAATTCAGTGATGGAGCGAATAAATCAAGAGAAGTGAGTTCATGCTTTGTAGCCATGCAACAACTGCTTTCTAAAGGAATAAAGCTATCGCTTCATTGGATACCTGGCCACAAGAAAATCCAGGGTAATGAACAAGCTGATTTAGCAGCTAAAATGGCCGCCAGTGCAGACATAAAAATAATGCAAACAACGACACCAACAATAGTATTCCAGATAGAAGACATAATACAGCAGATAAAACAATTTAGctttgaagaaaatagaaatCTCTCTGGAAATCTTTTGATTACAAAGAAGACCAGAAGGAAATTCGAAAATAAGTTATATGAAAGTTTATCAagagaagaaggaaaaattgcATTTCGACTTAGGTCACAACATGCAGCTACAAGATCATATCTTTCTCGTTTCTATGGAGAAGATCCGAATTGCATCTATTGTGGTCAGACAGAGACCTTAGCACACCTCATCATCCATTGTGTCCGCACAGAATGTTACAGGACAGACATTAGAAGGTTTATGAGAGAACATCGAATAAAACTATGTGAAGAATTACTCGGAGGAGCATTAACTGAAGAACAATCGGTTGAAAGTATAAATTTAGTTTGTGAATTTCTGAGATTGATTGATAGAAAAAGGACGTTATAAACTTTTCGCAGGGAATCGTAAAAATACAATTGTGGAAGTGCATGGACCCTAAGGTGTTAAAACACAGAGGGGGTCTTTCGGCGATTCACTCACTCAAAAGAACCGCTTGAATGTTACTGAGGTAATATATTAACTGAGTTTACCTCATTCATTGAGGTAATGAATGCATTCAATCCCAATTGGGGATTTTGTATTGcagtttcagaaaaaattacaacttaTATACCACTTTATGCTTTCTTCAGGCTTACTTCACGAAACAAAGCAAACATTGAAATGGAGTGGCGGTAGTTCAGCCTAATTCCCCGTGCGGACGAAGTAGATGCTGCAATAGTTGATCCAATTTTGTTCTGGGAATATGTCGCTAGTATTAGAacccagttccagttccaaaatttGTGTATAGGGTATAAGAACTACCAAATAATCCTTTCACCCTTTTGACTCCCCCAGAAGTATCTTTAGTTGATCAGAACTCCTTCTTCCTCGTCTGTAACCAAGCCCCTGGAAATGAAGGAGTCTTCCTGTCACTTAATAACCAGTAATCCCAATTAAAATTCTTAATTCTATTGATTGGTTGTGGGAAGTGCTGGTACTTCAGCttcctatccccagcagtttaaggtcTATAGACCGGCCGATACTAATACGGTTCTTAAACTCTGATAAGTcacagaaattttgaaaacattttgcAAGTTGTCTGATTTCTATGGTGTTTGCCAAGTTCtaaatttttcaatcttttgaaGGGAATAGAAACCACAAAACGCAATTGAGCAGTGGGTATTACGCTGTGTGCTGCTAATTAGACAAACtgtagataaaaaagaaaaatgaggaaGTCATATAGTCCTGAGGATTTGCTGAAAGCATCTGAAACGGGTCAAATCTAATACAAAATCTCCGGGACGATAAATGTTGCAGAATATTTGGTCGCAATCTTAAAAGGTGAAGAAATAGtccaaaataaaagttttgaagtaGGAATTGCCCAAAGTTTAAATGTTTAGAATTTTCAGACGCCAATTCTTGTTCATCCCATATAGCTTAGCTTGTGCCTTATCTGATCTCgttcttttatatattgtcACTGATTTAATACATTAAAAGCATATGTCTAAAGAAAATTGTGTCCagactcaaaattttaaagattaGTGTTGCATTTGATATTTTCTATCTAAGCGATGGTTATACATTATAAAGCTGTATATCTGAAAAGAGTCTTGTGaagtaatattataatttttactgGCTATTTAGTGTTTCTTGCTAATCCTCAATTATATGTCAATGGTATGTATTAAGCACATTGGAAAAAACCTCGTCAAGTTCGTTAACATTAATATCCTATCCTCGTTTTGTGGTTCTTATAGCTTGTCCAGAGTATGGTACTTTGCCcaaaactttgtaaaaaaaaattataataatgtcTAGTCAGACAGAAAAAAATGATACATGTCTTTAATAAAAGGATGTGTCTGGTCATGAGCATCCGCTTTAGTTGGTCGTCACCGTCAGAAACATAGTGACAATAGGAGGACTTAAGATGAGCTTCAAGGATTCTTCTATCTCAGAAAGCTGTCAAGCCTAAGCAAAACTTTTGAAGGGATATTATAGGGCTACTACGATGTACTTTCCTtgataaagttatttttatctGGCTAtacattttctatttattttttaaaccatTTCTACTTTTGATTAACTTACTTTCTTGTCTCTCCTACTTCTTTTGAACCTTTCTAGTGGAAACACCAGTCCTCTAAGCTTTTTAAGGGGCTCAATATTTTAGATCTTAGAACATAGACCTGTGATCTACAttatattaaagtaaaaaactatGGATAGTTCAACGTTGCGAACTTCAAAAGCTCAAAGAGAGTTGATTATATCAGTTTGATAAATTACTGAAATCATAACACATAGAGATTAGAGACAGTACTAAGTTTACTGGGTAGGATGCTATTTCGGCCTATGATTCTTAGATAGctgctgaaaaaaataatgaaaaaggttCGATCTAACAATTACAACATGACATTTCTGTCCAATGTCTCCAACTTTGTATACATTAATTTGAGCAATGCAAAAGCGTGTTGGACGAAACTCTCCGTCTCTATTAAATCGtatacttgaatttttttgtgttcAAGACGTTTAGTCGTGAATGAGCAAGTAATACGTGGGTACAGTAAGtagtacttaaaaaagaacCTCATTTAGATTGAGCACAGGCTGTAAGGGCTCCCTGGACGTTGAAAATCATTTCCTGTATTTGCCTATTAATGGGACTGAGCTTAATTCAgcctcattttgaaaaaaatagtgacTTAAAACATACCTTTACTTCAGCTTTTCAGTtaaattctatatattttgacaattgagCCTTTTTTGTTATGTCAAGACACTCAAAATTTCCGAAAACTATTtactatttgtttgtttttttgtaaataggtttaataaaatattagaataataatatttttactctttcacataaaaatttcatttacaatttactttaaaaaatggtctaaaaatttcattaacaatttcctttagaaaatgATCTTGTGTAGAAAGGAAACCTTAAAAATCCATTGATATTCTCCCTTCAAAAGAGACATATTTTCACGATGTTGCAACTCAGAGTCAATGGTGCTTGTCCAGAGTTGAAGGATATTAGGAGTTTCACTTACCAATTTggaactttgaccagtattaACGAAGGCGGTCATTGGGTATTTGAAAGCTTTTCCGATATAGAATACCTGAAAATTCATAAGTTCTTCCTGAATTTTTGGAATTGCTAAGGAATTTTAAGGTAATAATATGCTTGTTtaggattaacgacgcttcttcaATGCTCAAGTCTTTGTGTCGGCCTTAAAGTGTTTTGCTAAAGCTGAGTTCTAGCTTGATGTCCCATATTACAAAGCGGGGGTCAAAAACTGATGTGCCACCACAGGACCTAAGGCAATAATAATGCcaagtaatttaaattttttaaatgttttgcgacactgataaaaaaaaaacaagcttttaaaGTATGGACCTTATCATATCTACAAACCGAACTTTGGTTAACTTGGCCGgacttttttagaaaaaaaactttctaaattTCTTTTGGATATTTCTACTTTCGACTCAAAAAGTTGGATTTCatagtttcctttgaaaaaataggtTGATTTTCTCCTATCAAAGAAATTTGTAAATTGGCAGATTGTCACTTGCCCAAAGAAGCTTAGCACCACACTGTGAGATTCGTAACGATGTCAAAATCTAGCGCGttgaatttttgaaaacctgaaaacgtGAAACGTAACTCTCCTTTAAAGGTAAAATTTGATGCTCAGTAGCTGTATCCGTCATCAGCCAGAATATCTTATAAAACTTCTAAATTAGAAATCTAACTGTAAGATAAGGCTGTCAGTATggtttgatttcttttcttaattagGCTAGGCTAATTTGCCAGTGAGCTAAGCCTAAACTTCAATATGATGGGATGGTGTTTTTCAGtgtagggtaaaattctagttaattgacttcttgctatctcggaaagggcttaggttaggaaaatgaagctttcagggatgggtctacaggctaaagtatgtcccaggaaggtattttaaagtacccacttcTACTCCTTATCCCTCTAGAAGGCCCTAGAGGGATAAGAGCCTCTAggggtctatacctattgaaattttgaaaaaacaacattttatcttaattttcagttaccagttgctttttctctgtctttagttctgaaaatgcaattgctgttatttgagtagaattctgagccatgtcaatgttttttttttgcaaaatttaggaaatgcatttgtatatctttaaaacc is part of the Artemia franciscana chromosome 1, ASM3288406v1, whole genome shotgun sequence genome and harbors:
- the LOC136025029 gene encoding uncharacterized protein LOC136025029; amino-acid sequence: MSIFDAEVFAIRQAVSYLYKKLQSGDQVRICTDSKSAVSCLNEFSDGANKSREVSSCFVAMQQLLSKGIKLSLHWIPGHKKIQGNEQADLAAKMAASADIKIMQTTTPTIVFQIEDIIQQIKQFSFEENRNLSGNLLITKKTRRKFENKLYESLSREEGKIAFRLRSQHAATRSYLSRFYGEDPNCIYCGQTETLAHLIIHCVRTECYRTDIRRFMREHRIKLCEELLGGALTEEQSVESINLVCEFLRLIDRKRTL